Proteins co-encoded in one Micropterus dolomieu isolate WLL.071019.BEF.003 ecotype Adirondacks linkage group LG19, ASM2129224v1, whole genome shotgun sequence genomic window:
- the rbmx gene encoding RNA-binding motif protein, X chromosome isoform X1: MAEADRPGKLFIGGLNTETTEKALEQYFSKYGRIVEVLLMKDRETNKSRGFAFVTFESPADAKDAAREMNGKSLDGKPIKVEQATKPQFESAGRRGPPPMHSRSRGPPRGPRGSRGGPGGMRGPPSRDYYDNSGNAEPFFKGMSSRGPPPLKRGPPVRNGGPPSKRSAPSGPMSRRKSPMSRDRDPYGPPPPRRDSMMSRRDDYPSPRDEHYNSKDSYSSRDYNSRDSRDYGPPPRDYSYREYSNSSSRDDYSSVSRGYSDRDGYGGGREPRSYMDRPSGGSYRDSYDGYGNSRSAPPSRGPPPSYGGSSGSSRYDDYGSSSRDGYGSRDSYPSSRSDPYPPSRGERLGRQERGPAPPVERGYPPRDSYSSSSRGGPRGGRGGNRPDRGMARSRY; encoded by the exons ATGGCAGAGGCAGACCGACCAGGGAAGCTCTTCATCGGTGGGCTGAACACCGAGACCACCGAGAAGGCCCTGGAGCAGTACTTCAGCAAATACGGCAGGATTGTCGAAG TTCTTTTGATGAAGGACCgtgaaacaaacaaatcaagAGGCTTCGCTTTTGTTACTTTTGAAAGTCCTGCTGATGCAAAGGATGCAGCACGCGAGATGAATGGAAAG TCTCTTGATGGCAAGCCTATCAAAGTTGAGCAAGCTACAAAGCCTCAGTTTGAGAGTGCTGGCAGGCGGGGACCTCCACCCATGCACTCCCGCAGTCGAGGTCCACCCAGAGGCCCCCGTGGTTCCAGGGGAGGTCCTGGTGGTATGAGGGGCCCACCATCCAGAG ACTACTATGATAATTCAGGGAATGCAGAACCCTTCTTCAAAGGAATGTCCTCCAGAGGCCCCCCTCCATTGAAGAGAGGACCTCCAGTTCGCAATGGAGGTCCCCCTTCCAAGAGGTCTGCCCCATCTGGTCCAATGAGCAGACGTAAGT CCCCCATGTCAAGGGACAGGGATCCCTATGGTCCACCTCCTCCTCGCAGAGACTCCATGATGTCCAGGAGGGATGATTATCCATCACCAAGAGATGAGCATTACAACTCAAAGGATAG CTACTCCAGCCGGGATTATAATTCCAGAGATTCGAGGGACTATGGACCTCCTCCTAGAGATTATTCGTACAGGGAATACTCCAATTCCAGTTCCCGAGATGACTATAGCTCAGTGTCAAGAGGATACAG TGACCGTGATGGTTATGGGGGAGGCCGGGAACCCAGAAGCTATATGGACCGTCCAAGTGGTGGCTCCTACAGAGATTCATATGATGGTTACG GTAACTCTCGCAGCGCCCCACCTTCACGGGGCCCCCCACCATCCTATGGTGGGAGCAGTGGAAGCAGTCGTTATGATGACTATGGCAGCAGTTCCCGGGATGGCTATGGCAGTCGTGACAGTTACCCCAGCAGTCGGAGTGACCCATATCCACCTAGCCGTGGTGAGCGATTGGGCAGGCAGGAGAGGGGCCCAGCTCCCCCTGTTGAGAGAGGCTACCCTCCTcgtgattcatacagcagctCAAGTCGTGGAGGGCCACGCGGTGGCCGCGGTGGCAACCGACCCGATAGAGGAATGGCTCGCAGCAGATACTGA
- the rbmx gene encoding RNA-binding motif protein, X chromosome isoform X2, producing the protein MAEADRPGKLFIGGLNTETTEKALEQYFSKYGRIVEVLLMKDRETNKSRGFAFVTFESPADAKDAAREMNGKSLDGKPIKVEQATKPQFESAGRRGPPPMHSRSRGPPRGPRGSRGGPGGMRGPPSRDYYDNSGNAEPFFKGMSSRGPPPLKRGPPVRNGGPPSKRSAPSGPMSRPPMSRDRDPYGPPPPRRDSMMSRRDDYPSPRDEHYNSKDSYSSRDYNSRDSRDYGPPPRDYSYREYSNSSSRDDYSSVSRGYSDRDGYGGGREPRSYMDRPSGGSYRDSYDGYGNSRSAPPSRGPPPSYGGSSGSSRYDDYGSSSRDGYGSRDSYPSSRSDPYPPSRGERLGRQERGPAPPVERGYPPRDSYSSSSRGGPRGGRGGNRPDRGMARSRY; encoded by the exons ATGGCAGAGGCAGACCGACCAGGGAAGCTCTTCATCGGTGGGCTGAACACCGAGACCACCGAGAAGGCCCTGGAGCAGTACTTCAGCAAATACGGCAGGATTGTCGAAG TTCTTTTGATGAAGGACCgtgaaacaaacaaatcaagAGGCTTCGCTTTTGTTACTTTTGAAAGTCCTGCTGATGCAAAGGATGCAGCACGCGAGATGAATGGAAAG TCTCTTGATGGCAAGCCTATCAAAGTTGAGCAAGCTACAAAGCCTCAGTTTGAGAGTGCTGGCAGGCGGGGACCTCCACCCATGCACTCCCGCAGTCGAGGTCCACCCAGAGGCCCCCGTGGTTCCAGGGGAGGTCCTGGTGGTATGAGGGGCCCACCATCCAGAG ACTACTATGATAATTCAGGGAATGCAGAACCCTTCTTCAAAGGAATGTCCTCCAGAGGCCCCCCTCCATTGAAGAGAGGACCTCCAGTTCGCAATGGAGGTCCCCCTTCCAAGAGGTCTGCCCCATCTGGTCCAATGAGCAGAC CCCCCATGTCAAGGGACAGGGATCCCTATGGTCCACCTCCTCCTCGCAGAGACTCCATGATGTCCAGGAGGGATGATTATCCATCACCAAGAGATGAGCATTACAACTCAAAGGATAG CTACTCCAGCCGGGATTATAATTCCAGAGATTCGAGGGACTATGGACCTCCTCCTAGAGATTATTCGTACAGGGAATACTCCAATTCCAGTTCCCGAGATGACTATAGCTCAGTGTCAAGAGGATACAG TGACCGTGATGGTTATGGGGGAGGCCGGGAACCCAGAAGCTATATGGACCGTCCAAGTGGTGGCTCCTACAGAGATTCATATGATGGTTACG GTAACTCTCGCAGCGCCCCACCTTCACGGGGCCCCCCACCATCCTATGGTGGGAGCAGTGGAAGCAGTCGTTATGATGACTATGGCAGCAGTTCCCGGGATGGCTATGGCAGTCGTGACAGTTACCCCAGCAGTCGGAGTGACCCATATCCACCTAGCCGTGGTGAGCGATTGGGCAGGCAGGAGAGGGGCCCAGCTCCCCCTGTTGAGAGAGGCTACCCTCCTcgtgattcatacagcagctCAAGTCGTGGAGGGCCACGCGGTGGCCGCGGTGGCAACCGACCCGATAGAGGAATGGCTCGCAGCAGATACTGA